The Amaranthus tricolor cultivar Red isolate AtriRed21 chromosome 6, ASM2621246v1, whole genome shotgun sequence genome has a segment encoding these proteins:
- the LOC130815877 gene encoding kinesin-like protein KIN-14C produces MASSRNQNRPPNFPLNKKDGGEEISLDKRRKVGGGGGGRLTGPTAASRARQVLSTVNSNNQDSASDAASIAETSESAEFTKEEVEALLNEKIKGKKFDLKGKLEQISESNKRLRLCIRWFQGVEQNLNQEQEKLRNSLDASQKKCSEIETEKKIKEDELNSLNGELRQNNVVLQEKLAKEESDKLKAIECHTREKEARAAAEALNTSLTQELEKLRQEKSDVDLKVKSVNDMYTRLQEYNTSLQQYNSKLQTDLATANATLQRVEKEKSTIVENLGALRGHYATLQDQLTSFRASQKEGTKEKETLSNEINRLQGELQQVRDERDRMHSQMLLLTSEIEKYKETTGKSVAELDNLMMKSNTLEETCASQREQLHRLQHQLASANEKLKMTDLSASEMKMEYEQQKQVIHQLRDRLVDAEHQINEKEMLRRKLHNTILELKGNIRVFCRVRPLLPEDGCASELPVISYPTSTEGHESGIDLLQSGQKYAFTFDKVFTHEATQNDVFVEISELVQSALDGYKVCIFAYGQTGSGKTYTMMGRPQSVDQKGLIPRSLEQIFETSQRLSAQGWKFKMQASVLEIYNESIRDLLVTNRTSWDAARTENGVSGKQYTIKHDANGDTYVSDLTIVDVCSSKEVASLLHQAGQCRSVGKTQMNEQSSRSHFVFTLRISAVNETTEKHGVLNLIDLAGSERLSKSGSTGDQLKETQAINKSLSCLADVIFALAKKENHVPFRNSKLTYLLQPCLSGDSKTLMFVNLSPEPSSVNESLCSLRFAARVNTCQIGVPRRQTAIRSSSDSRLSIG; encoded by the exons ATGGCGTCCTCTCGTAACCAAAATCGACCTCCCAATTTTCCTCTCAAT AAGAAAGATGGAGGAGAAGAAATTTCATTGGATAAACGTCGGAAAGTtggtggaggtggaggagggAGATTGACGGGTCCTACTGCGGCAAGTAGAGCAAGACAAGTTCTTTCAACTGTGAATTCGAACAATCAAGATAGTGCGAGTGATGCGGCGTCAATCGCGGAAACTTCGGAGAGTGCTGAGTTTACTAAAGAAGAAGTTGAGGCGTTGTTGAATGAGAAGATTAAGGGCAAAAAGTTTGATCTTAAG GGTAAATTGGAGCAAATTTCGGAGTCAAATAAAAGGCTTAGGCTTTGTATTAGATGGTTTCAAGGAGTTGAACAAAATCTTAATCAGGAACAGGAAAAGTTGCGTAATTCGTTAGATGCGTCACAGAAGAAATGCTCTGAAATAG AAACTGAGAAAAAGATCAAGGAGGATGAACTTAACTCGCTCAATGGAGAGTTGAGGCAAAACAATGTTGTTTTGCAGGAGAAATTAGCAAAAGAAGAATCAGATAAATTG AAAGCAATCGAGTGTCACACTAGAGAAAAGGAAGCTCGAGCTGCTGCAGAAGCTTTGAATACTTCACTTACTCAGGAGCTTGAGAAACTCCGACAAGAAAAATCAGATGTTGACCTAAAG GTGAAATCGGTTAATGATATGTACACGCGCTTGCAAGAGTATAATACAAGCTTACAACAATATAATAGCAAGCTGCAAACAGATCTTGCAACTGCTAATGCAACACTTCAAAGGGTTGAAAAGGAGAAATCCACAATTGTTGAGAATTTGGGTGCCTTAAGGGGACACTATGCCACTTTGCAAGACCAACTAACATCTTTTAGG GCTTCTCAGAAAGAGGGTACAAAGGAAAAGGAGACATTAAGTAATGAAATTAACCGTCTACAAGGGGAGTTGCAGCAAGTAAGAGATGAAAGGGATAGGATGCATTCACAAATGCTTCTTTTAACCTCTGAAATAGAGAAGTATAAAGAGACCACTGGAAAGTCTGTTGCAGAGTTGGACAACTTGATGATGAAGTCTAACACATTGGAG GAAACTTGTGCTTCACAAAGGGAGCAGTTGCATAGACTTCAGCATCAGCTTGCTTCCGCAAATGAGAAATTGAAG ATGACTGATCTTTCGGCTTCAGAAATGAAAATGGAGTATGAACAACAAAAGCAAGTGATACATCAATTAAGAGATCGTTTGGTAGATGCAGAGCATCAAATTAATGAAAAGGAGATGTTGAGGAGAAAGCTGCACAATACCATTTTG GAATTGAAAGGAAATATCCGTGTCTTCTGTAGAGTTAGACCCTTGTTACCGGAAGATGGTTGTGCCTCCGAATTACCTGTTATCTCTTACCCTACCTCAACTGAAGGACATGAATCTGGAATAGACCTTTTACAAAGTG GACAAAAATATGCTTTTACTTTTGATAAAGTATTTACTCACGAAGCCACTCAGAATGATGTCTTTGTTGAAATATCAGAGTTAGTGCAGAGTGCTCTTGATGGATATAAG GTTTGTATATTTGCTTATGGTCAAACAGGTTCCGGCAAAACCTATACTATGATGGGCAGACCTCAGTCCGTTGACCAGAAAGGGCTTATACCTCGTTCTTTGGAGCAGATATTTGAAACTAGCCAGAGGCTCTCAGCTCAGGGCTGGAAGTTTAAAATGCAG GCATCAGTTCTGGAAATTTACAATGAAAGTATCAGGGACCTGCTAGTAACTAATCGAACAAGTTGGGACGCTGCACGCACAGAAAATGGCGTTTCAGGGAAACAGTATACTATTAAACACGATGCAAATGGCGACACATACGTCTCTGACCTTACCATAGTCGATGTGTGCAGCTCAAAAGAGGTTGCATCTCTTTTGCATCAAGCTGGTCAATGCCG GTCCGTGGGCAAGACACAAATGAATGAGCAATCATCAAGAAGTCACTTTGTGTTTACTCTGCGGATTTCTGCAGTAAATGAG ACCACTGAAAAGCACGGTGTTCTGAATCTTATCGATCTTGCCGGAAGTGAGAGGCTCTCCAAAAGTGGGTCAACTGGTGATCAATTGAAAGAAACTCAG GCCATAAATAAAAGCTTGTCCTGCCTTGCTGATGTTATATTTGCTTTGGCCAAGAAGGAAAATCATGTTCCCTTTAGGAATTCAAAGCTTACATACCTCCTACAG CCTTGTCTAAGTGGAGACTCAAAGACATTGATGTTTGTCAATCTCTCCCCTGAACCATCATCAGTGAACGAGTCGCTATGCTCCCTACGGTTTGCAGCCCGAGTTAACACTTGTCAGATAGGAGTTCCACGCCGTCAAACGGCTATAAGATCATCGTCAGATTCTCGTCTAAGCATAGGCTAA
- the LOC130815886 gene encoding thioredoxin-like protein CXXS1 → MDRQEEANRSMVSKVETKDQWEFVSNKAHNQGCPMVVHFGATWCIPSVAMNPVFEELASTYSDVMFIFVDVDEVKEVASKFEVKAMPTFLLMKDSVVVDKLVGANPDEIKRRVDAFIQSGGAFMA, encoded by the exons ATGGATCGTCAAGAAGAAGCTAACAGATCAATGGTCTCTAAAGTCGAAACTAAAGATCAATGGGAATTTGTCTCTAATAAAGCCCATAATCAGGGTTGCCCT ATGGTGGTTCATTTTGGGGCAACATGGTGCATCCCATCAGTTGCAATGAATCCAGTCTTTGAAGAATTAGCCTCAACTTACTCTGATGTTATGTTCATCTTTGTTGATGTTGATGAAGTCAAG GAAGTTGCTTCAAAGTTCGAAGTGAAAGCTATGCCAACATTTCTTCTGATGAAAGATAGTGTTGTAGTTGATAAACTAGTGGGAGCGAACCCAGACGAAATTAAGAGAAGGGTTGATGCATTTATTCAGTCCGGTGGCGCTTTTATGGCCTAG
- the LOC130815887 gene encoding transcription factor ILR3-like: MESLIGEELDLNWVCCLLDDDSSPYCESFRGPNPLVNPFPTSISHSVSTQDSSAHLDENEEHDRKRVRVALGTASSSKACREKQRRDLVNTRFFELSELLERGTTPKLDKAGILIDAIRTVKLLREETKSLTCQNTELKQKITDLKAEKTELRAEKRRLKSEKEETEKRIKAIGSHSSLQLHPSSASNSYAIPCQAVGGKLMPIVNYTNVPMWQFVPQAAFDISQDHVLHPPVA; encoded by the exons ATGGAGTCTCTTATAGGGGAGGAGTTAGATCTCAACTGGGTTTGCTGTCTTCTTGACGATGATTCGAGCCCATATTGCGAGTCTTTTCGGGGTCCTAATCCTCTTGTCAATCCTTTTCCTACTTCCATCTCACATAG TGTAAGTACTCAAGATTCTTCTGCACATCTGGATGAAAATGAAGAACATGATCGAAAAAG GGTTCGTGTTGCGTTAGGCACTGCATCTAGCTCGAAAGCTTGTCGTGAGAAACAGCGGAGAGACCTTGTGAATACGAG GTTCTTTGAGTTAAGTGAACTGTTAGAGCGTGGAACAACACCCAAGTTAGACAAAGCTGGTATACTAATTGATGCGATTCGAACGGTGAAACTGTTACGTGAAGAGACTAAGAGCTTGACCTGCCAGAATACGGAACTAAAGCAGAAGATCACTGATTTAAAG GCTGAGAAGACTGAACTGCGAGCTGAAAAGCGCAGATTGAAATCGGAGAAAGAAGAGACGGAGAAACGAATCAAAGCAATAGGTAGTCATTCTAGCTTGCAGCTTCACCCAAGTTCGGCATCAAATTCATATGCTATCCCTTGTCAAGCAGTTGGTGGAAAACTGATGCCCATAGTCAATTACACCAATGTTCCGATGTGGCAATTTGTGCCTCAAGCTGCTTTCGATATCTCACAAGATCATGTCCTTCACCCTCCTGTCGCTTAA